The uncultured Desulfuromonas sp. genome contains the following window.
TGCCGATTTTTTGCGTGGCGAGTTCTTCGGTACTGGTGATGCCGTTTTCGGCGAGAAGGGCTGCGGTGGCCGAGCCATTGAGGATCGGGGTATTCATGGTCTTGTCTCCTTGGAAGCGGAAATAATTATTCGTTTTCGTCGCATCATGTTCGCGCATGAATGCCTTGATGAATTTACGGATCTGCGGGGCTTACTGGAGTCCAGATTGTCACACAGTGCCATAAGGCGATCCCGTTCTTCACTGTTGATGCGGATTAGCAGTTGGCTGTCCTTTTTCTTCTTTTTGTCACTCATGGTCGCTCCGTTTTGTTATGAGGAGGGGTGGTTCAAGTTGAGGGTCGAGGTAATCTCCTGCCATAAGGCCTGGTAGAATCGGTTGGCCTGGCTGTTGTGGGCAAATAGATCAACGGGCGCCAACTTTTTCCACGTAGGTGGAGCGTGGTATGGCCTGGTTGAGAAACAACGGATACGCCTTACGCAGTTTTGTCGCAGTGTCACGACGCAGTTGTTTGCGGCCGTCGGCCAACGTAAAAAAAGGGCGTACCTGATCTTGTGTATTCCACTGGTGGTCTAAAAAATCAAGCAATTGCGTAAACGTGCGTTGTGACAGGGTGGCAGGGAGCATCGGTACGCTGATCAGGTTGGCTGCGGCAAAGATGTTTTCCGCCAACAGACTGATACTCGGCGGGCAATCGAGAATGACCACATCATAATGCACAGCTAGCCCATTAAGGACTTTACGCAGGCGGTTGGTTTTACCGCCATGCTGCAGAACGCAGGGGTCAAAATGACGAAACGAGTGATGGGCAAGCAGAATGTCGAGCTGGTTGAAATCGCTCTGCATGACCTGGTTTAGCAATTGCTCATAGGTCTTAAAGAAGCGCTTGCCCCAGTTCTTTTTAGATGAGTTACGCTCCCGGAAGTAGAATGACGAGGCACCCTGGGCATCAAGATCGACCAGCGTGCGATGTCCCTGGTGGGCCGACCAGTAAGCGATTTTACCCACTCCACCCTTGATGCTGTAGCAGGCGACGGTCTTCATGACGTGTCTCCGTCTCGGGTCAGGGGGGGGTGAATATCCATGACGATGTCTTCACCGGTAAAGGCGGCAATGGCACCCACCACCCGCTGGCGTTTTTGAACATGTTGTAGATGGAGAACCGCGACCAGCGCATTGAGACTGATAGTTTGAGCCATGTCGCGGGTTGTGGTGGCAGATGACTGAGAAACACCTGTTGCACGGTCAGGTCGCGCAGGCGATTGCTGCGTTGGGCCAATTGTTTAAACAGATGTTTCAAAGCGTTGCGCGGCTGTTGCGGCAGGCAGGTTTTAAGCAGGCTGATCAGTGAGCGGCCTTGCGCAGTACCACCCGGTACTTATGAGCGTATTCCGTGTCAATATCGCCAGCCAGTCCCTACTCCTGCTGGCGCGCTAATGTGACCAGATGTTTGGGCATGTGCAGAATCGCCTGCTGAGCGGGGTCAGTCGGTTTGAGGGTGAAAGTCAATTGCTTGGGGGGGCGTAACCTCAAGGCCGCTGTAAGGGAGGGCTTGTCGCATGGTCAACGAGGCGCAGGGCAGCATGTTCGGCGTCGACAGCGGATGGCTTCGGCCTCCTGCTTATAGCCGCGCAACGGATGCAGACAAAGAGATTTGCGGCTGTTGGATGAAGATCAGCCGACTGACAATTTTCCGGTTGTCATTGCGTACCGCCAGGGTGGTTTGTTGCCAGGATGTGCGATGTTTCTCAAAAAATGCTCGAATGCCGAGCAGGGCTTACAGGTGTTTTGCCGGGTGTTGATTGTGGCGCTGGCATCGCATTGTTCTGCCGCAGTTGCTAAGACAGCTGATGGTAGGCGTAGAGCAGAGTGTAGCCGCTTTGCCAGATATGCCAGTCAGCGTTCATCAAGAACGCACCACTGTATTGTTTTGCCTCAGTCGGAATTGGAAAAACAGCTCTGTTGAGTTAGTGGGTTAAAAGTTTCCCTTGCCGGGACGCTATGGTGTTGGGCGGGGCTGAGTTTTTCCAGCCGCCGTT
Protein-coding sequences here:
- a CDS encoding AAA family ATPase; this encodes MKTVACYSIKGGVGKIAYWSAHQGHRTLVDLDAQGASSFYFRERNSSKKNWGKRFFKTYEQLLNQVMQSDFNQLDILLAHHSFRHFDPCVLQHGGKTNRLRKVLNGLAVHYDVVILDCPPSISLLAENIFAAANLISVPMLPATLSQRTFTQLLDFLDHQWNTQDQVRPFFTLADGRKQLRRDTATKLRKAYPLFLNQAIPRSTYVEKVGAR